In Rubrivirga marina, the following are encoded in one genomic region:
- a CDS encoding M20 metallopeptidase family protein, giving the protein MLDRVHQLADDVFPEVVRLRRAIHRRPELAFEEHETAALIASTLREIGLDPAEGVAKTGVVAHVEGGRPGPVVALRADIDALPIREATGLDFASETDGRMHACGHDAHTAMLLGAAQILHGLRDDLAGTVRLVFQPSEEKAPGGASVMIEEGVLGEMGAHGPVERIFGQHVFPDLPTGTIGVRPGTFMASADEIYLTVRGTGGHAAAPHLLTDTVLAQAHILTALQSVISRNRPPGVPSLLSFGRVAAEGATNVIPDEVRLDGTFRSMDEDWRFQAHDLIRRTAEKTAEALGVTCEVRVVVGYPVLRNDEAAAALVRQTAVDYVGEERVVDLPMWYASEDFAFYTERVPGAFSVLGVGNEAAGSTHGLHTPKMTVDEEALRTGTGFLAALAVRQLAG; this is encoded by the coding sequence GTGCTCGACCGCGTCCACCAGCTCGCCGACGACGTGTTCCCCGAGGTGGTCCGCCTCCGCCGCGCCATCCACCGCCGGCCCGAGCTGGCGTTCGAGGAGCACGAGACGGCGGCGCTGATCGCGAGCACGCTCCGCGAGATCGGCCTCGACCCGGCCGAGGGCGTCGCCAAGACCGGCGTCGTCGCGCACGTCGAGGGCGGGCGGCCCGGCCCCGTGGTCGCGCTCCGGGCCGACATCGACGCGCTCCCGATCCGCGAGGCGACCGGGCTCGACTTCGCCTCCGAGACGGACGGCCGGATGCACGCGTGCGGCCACGACGCCCACACGGCCATGCTCCTAGGGGCCGCACAGATCCTGCACGGGCTCCGGGACGACCTCGCCGGGACGGTCCGCCTCGTGTTCCAGCCGAGCGAGGAGAAGGCGCCCGGCGGCGCGTCAGTGATGATCGAGGAGGGCGTGCTCGGCGAGATGGGCGCCCACGGTCCGGTCGAGCGGATCTTCGGCCAGCACGTCTTTCCGGACCTTCCAACCGGCACGATCGGCGTCCGCCCCGGCACGTTCATGGCGTCGGCCGACGAGATCTACCTGACGGTCCGCGGGACCGGCGGACACGCTGCGGCACCGCACCTCCTGACCGACACGGTCCTCGCGCAGGCCCACATCCTGACGGCGCTCCAGTCGGTGATCTCGCGGAACCGGCCGCCGGGCGTCCCCTCCCTCCTCTCGTTCGGACGCGTGGCGGCCGAGGGCGCGACGAACGTGATCCCCGATGAGGTCCGCCTCGACGGCACGTTCCGGTCGATGGACGAGGACTGGCGGTTCCAGGCCCACGACCTCATCCGGCGAACGGCCGAGAAGACGGCCGAGGCGCTTGGCGTCACGTGCGAGGTGCGGGTCGTCGTCGGCTACCCCGTCCTGCGGAACGACGAGGCCGCCGCCGCGCTCGTCCGCCAGACGGCCGTCGACTACGTGGGCGAGGAGCGCGTGGTCGACCTCCCGATGTGGTACGCCTCGGAGGACTTCGCCTTCTACACGGAGCGGGTGCCGGGGGCCTTCTCCGTGCTCGGCGTCGGCAACGAGGCCGCGGGGAGTACGCACGGGCTCCACACGCCGAAGATGACGGTCGACGAGGAGGCGCTGCGGACGGGCACCGGCTTCCTCGCCGCGCTCGCCGTCCGCCAGCTGGCCGGGTAG
- a CDS encoding DUF2461 domain-containing protein — translation MPVAAPPDLLAPFPGLTEDAFTFLRQLKRNNDREWFRPRKETYVEELRDPMRMLISDLSRRLPERGLPLSGDPKRAVFRIYRDTRFSKNKAPYKTHVAAVLSRDGDKRAPGAIYIHVEPGSNRVGGGFWRADKDFIRQWRADMSENPQAFLDVVEAAEEAGLTLETAGSALTRMPRGYDDQRDNPATEYFRWKGGFAAVREDIPDEDVLTPDFADLVIETAEAVRPLLEYGWRIADKANG, via the coding sequence ATGCCCGTCGCCGCCCCCCCGGATCTCCTCGCCCCCTTCCCCGGCCTCACCGAGGACGCCTTCACGTTCCTCCGCCAGCTCAAGCGGAACAACGACCGCGAGTGGTTCCGGCCCCGCAAAGAGACCTACGTCGAGGAGCTCCGCGACCCCATGCGGATGCTGATCTCGGACCTCAGCCGCCGGCTCCCGGAGCGCGGCCTCCCGCTCTCCGGTGACCCCAAGCGCGCGGTCTTCCGGATCTACCGCGACACCCGGTTCTCAAAGAACAAGGCCCCGTACAAGACACACGTCGCGGCCGTCCTCTCGCGCGACGGCGACAAGCGGGCGCCGGGCGCGATCTACATCCACGTCGAGCCGGGCTCGAACCGCGTCGGCGGCGGCTTCTGGCGGGCCGACAAGGACTTTATCCGCCAGTGGCGGGCCGACATGTCGGAAAACCCGCAGGCGTTCCTCGACGTGGTCGAGGCCGCTGAGGAGGCCGGGCTCACGCTCGAGACGGCCGGCAGCGCGCTCACCCGGATGCCGCGCGGCTACGACGACCAGCGCGACAACCCGGCCACCGAGTACTTCCGCTGGAAGGGCGGCTTCGCCGCGGTCCGTGAGGACATCCCCGACGAGGACGTCCTCACGCCCGACTTCGCCGACCTCGTGATCGAGACGGCCGAGGCCGTCCGCCCGCTCCTCGAGTACGGCTGGCGCATCGCCGACAAGGCCAACGGCTGA
- a CDS encoding TolB family protein, producing the protein MGIPPPPGPFALVVLLALAACSLEPTSRPLSDAEVAGLPGELLFTSERDGPRGAYRLAFGAAPERISDDHDEVALAVSPDGRAVVVGRTVETPAGLREQLAIREAGELRLLTPPRGRARNPSWSPDGRWLAFESDLDGFSDVYRAARDGGDLVRLTADPAGNFEPAVSPSGAEIVFASSRDHQAEVYRMAADGADPVRVPASPRDEWRPRWAPDGSAVAVLSNERGRDELVVMRPDGSARQRLNASRADGGALEALEGEPAWAPDASALAYTTRTRDGGTRIWTVDLATGTHRALTAPDALSHGPVWSPDGRWIAFVSERHGDPELYVMRADGSRQTRLTRAPGPDSGLLWAP; encoded by the coding sequence ATGGGCATCCCACCACCCCCCGGCCCCTTCGCGCTCGTCGTGCTGCTCGCGCTCGCCGCGTGCAGCCTGGAGCCCACCAGCCGGCCCCTCTCCGACGCGGAGGTGGCCGGACTCCCGGGCGAGCTCCTCTTCACGTCCGAGCGCGACGGGCCGCGGGGGGCCTACCGGCTGGCCTTCGGCGCGGCGCCCGAGCGAATCAGCGACGATCACGACGAGGTCGCCCTGGCCGTTTCGCCCGACGGCCGCGCCGTCGTGGTGGGGCGGACGGTCGAGACGCCGGCGGGCCTCCGCGAGCAGCTGGCGATCCGCGAGGCCGGAGAGCTCCGCCTGCTCACCCCGCCTCGGGGCCGAGCCCGGAACCCCTCGTGGAGCCCTGACGGCCGATGGCTCGCCTTCGAGTCCGACCTTGACGGGTTCAGCGACGTCTACCGCGCCGCTCGCGACGGCGGTGACCTCGTGCGGCTCACCGCCGACCCCGCGGGCAACTTCGAGCCGGCCGTCTCGCCGAGCGGCGCCGAGATCGTGTTCGCCTCCAGCCGCGACCACCAGGCCGAGGTCTACCGGATGGCGGCCGACGGCGCCGACCCGGTCCGCGTGCCGGCCTCCCCGCGCGACGAGTGGCGCCCGCGCTGGGCGCCCGACGGGAGCGCCGTCGCCGTGCTCTCGAACGAGCGCGGGCGGGACGAGCTCGTCGTCATGCGGCCCGACGGGTCGGCCCGCCAACGCCTCAACGCGTCTCGCGCCGACGGCGGCGCCCTCGAAGCCCTCGAAGGCGAACCCGCCTGGGCGCCCGACGCCTCCGCCCTCGCCTACACGACCCGCACCCGCGACGGCGGTACTCGGATCTGGACCGTCGACCTCGCCACGGGCACGCACCGCGCGCTCACGGCGCCCGACGCCCTCAGCCATGGCCCCGTGTGGAGCCCCGACGGCCGGTGGATCGCCTTCGTCTCGGAGCGACATGGGGACCCCGAGCTCTACGTCATGCGCGCCGACGGCTCCCGACAAACGCGCCTCACGCGCGCCCCCGGCCCGGACTCGGGCCTCCTCTGGGCTCCTTGA
- a CDS encoding M28 family peptidase — protein sequence MKKLPLLAVLMCGSAVAQTAPAIDAPDLVGRYQATITPTELAGHLYVYADDYLAGRETGQPGQRFAARYLAGEYATMGIAPKGTGEPSGPYALDAYLQPFALEQSSLQRLTATVMRGGETVLTSVLAPDALDDLLLVPAYGQVEDAVPGPVVYAGDGTALDGLGLDGAYAVLTPGANQGATRAALGALSAAGVKAVLLASAPTADALQRPAAGAFEAGGLALPAVEGAEETGGLPTILLTSRATLDVLMAAAGVEAEGDAYPTGDTGLTLAVDAEYETVTVMSENVVAYVEGSDPDLKDEFVVVSAHLDHVGDDGEGEDTIYNGADDDGSGTVTVLEIAEAFQKAKEDGVGPRRSILFLHVSGEEKGLLGSEYYADREPLVPIENTVTNLNIDMIGRYDPERGFDTTDYVYIIGGDLISQDLSDWNAAVNDATGTGLFLSDRFNSPDDPNQFFRRSDHWNFGKYDVPFIFYFTGTHEDYHGVGDEPEKIDYDRMAQIGRLIFGTAWEVANRDERPAVSGVGFN from the coding sequence ATGAAGAAACTTCCACTCTTAGCCGTACTGATGTGCGGGTCGGCCGTTGCCCAGACGGCACCTGCGATCGACGCCCCCGACCTCGTCGGGCGCTACCAGGCCACCATCACGCCCACCGAGTTAGCCGGCCACCTCTACGTCTATGCCGACGACTACCTCGCCGGCCGGGAGACCGGCCAGCCGGGCCAGCGGTTCGCCGCCCGCTACCTCGCTGGCGAGTACGCCACGATGGGCATCGCTCCGAAGGGGACCGGCGAGCCGTCCGGCCCCTACGCCCTCGACGCCTACCTCCAGCCGTTCGCCCTCGAACAGTCGTCGCTCCAGCGCCTCACGGCGACGGTGATGCGCGGCGGCGAGACGGTCCTCACGAGCGTCCTCGCCCCCGACGCACTCGACGACCTCCTGCTCGTCCCGGCGTACGGCCAGGTCGAGGACGCCGTGCCCGGCCCGGTCGTCTACGCCGGCGACGGCACCGCGCTCGACGGCCTCGGCCTCGACGGCGCCTATGCTGTGCTGACGCCGGGCGCCAACCAGGGCGCGACGCGCGCGGCCCTCGGCGCGCTGAGCGCGGCCGGCGTCAAGGCCGTCCTCCTCGCCTCGGCCCCGACTGCCGATGCGCTCCAAAGGCCCGCGGCCGGCGCGTTCGAGGCGGGCGGGCTGGCCCTCCCTGCCGTCGAGGGCGCCGAGGAGACCGGCGGCCTCCCGACGATCCTCCTCACGAGCCGCGCGACGCTGGACGTGCTCATGGCCGCCGCCGGCGTCGAGGCCGAGGGAGATGCCTATCCGACCGGCGACACCGGCCTGACGCTGGCCGTCGATGCCGAGTACGAGACCGTGACCGTCATGAGCGAAAACGTCGTGGCGTACGTCGAGGGGTCCGACCCCGACCTCAAGGACGAGTTCGTCGTCGTCTCCGCCCACCTCGACCACGTCGGCGACGACGGCGAAGGCGAGGACACCATCTACAACGGCGCCGACGACGACGGCTCGGGGACGGTCACGGTCCTCGAGATCGCCGAGGCGTTCCAGAAGGCCAAGGAGGACGGCGTCGGGCCACGCCGGTCGATCCTCTTCCTCCACGTCTCGGGCGAGGAGAAGGGCCTCCTCGGGTCCGAGTACTACGCCGACCGCGAGCCGCTCGTGCCCATCGAGAACACGGTGACGAACCTCAACATCGACATGATCGGCCGGTACGACCCCGAGCGCGGATTCGATACGACGGACTACGTCTACATCATCGGCGGCGACCTCATCAGCCAGGACCTCTCGGACTGGAACGCGGCCGTCAACGACGCGACGGGCACGGGCCTCTTCCTCTCGGACCGGTTCAACTCGCCCGACGACCCGAACCAGTTCTTCCGCCGGAGTGACCACTGGAACTTCGGCAAGTACGACGTGCCGTTCATCTTCTACTTCACGGGCACGCACGAGGACTACCACGGCGTCGGCGACGAGCCGGAGAAGATCGACTACGACCGGATGGCCCAGATCGGGCGGCTCATCTTCGGGACGGCCTGGGAGGTCGCCAACCGCGACGAGCGGCCGGCGGTCTCCGGTGTCGGCTTCAACTAG
- a CDS encoding N-acetylmuramoyl-L-alanine amidase codes for MPHRYRLSAVVLAALLAVTGCSDQPFSAQGGDPADLVPLDTVFARAAAEFDVPAPLLEAIAYTETRWEMVEGHEEFEGVAPAFGVMALRGERLREGARLAGVTEPQARTEPTANVRAAAALLRSWADAEGQPRASLEDWGDLVVRYSGVETPAAQAVYARDGVYAVLQSGAEITVEGRVVGRIEAAPVAAAELRGVPEAAEARSMSADYGPAIWRASPNYSSRPSGTDPSMVIVHTCEGSYAGCWGWLTNSQAGVSAHYVVNESGSQISQLVRESQKAWHIGASYDCSLNGNTDCGKNGQSSNNFTIGIEHAGYASQSSFPTGQVQASAELGCDISQDWGIPRDVYHFVGHGQLQPYNRTDPGPNWPWTDYLNRINSACGSTPPPSGSTIIVDSNNSLNDTNVGYIQTSSNWTASSHSTDYQTGYWWAQTASVSDGATFWFYLPSGGTRTIDAWWVAGSNRSPSAPFIVYNASGSQLATTYVNQQANGGKWNTLGTYSFTSGWNKVVLSRWTGSGSVVIADALRIR; via the coding sequence ATGCCCCATCGCTATCGTCTATCGGCGGTCGTCCTGGCCGCGCTCCTCGCCGTCACTGGCTGCTCCGACCAGCCCTTCTCCGCCCAGGGCGGCGACCCCGCCGACCTCGTCCCGCTCGACACCGTCTTCGCCCGCGCCGCTGCTGAGTTCGACGTGCCGGCACCGCTGCTCGAGGCCATCGCCTACACCGAAACCCGGTGGGAGATGGTCGAGGGCCACGAGGAGTTCGAGGGCGTCGCGCCCGCGTTCGGCGTGATGGCGCTCCGCGGCGAGCGGCTCCGCGAGGGCGCCCGGCTGGCGGGCGTGACGGAGCCGCAGGCCCGGACCGAGCCGACGGCCAACGTCCGCGCCGCCGCCGCGCTGCTGCGGTCGTGGGCCGACGCCGAAGGCCAGCCTCGAGCGTCGCTCGAAGACTGGGGCGACCTCGTCGTCCGCTACAGCGGCGTCGAGACGCCAGCGGCCCAGGCGGTCTACGCCCGCGACGGCGTCTACGCCGTGCTCCAGTCGGGCGCCGAGATCACGGTCGAGGGCCGCGTCGTCGGGCGGATCGAGGCGGCGCCGGTCGCAGCCGCCGAGCTCCGCGGCGTGCCCGAGGCCGCCGAGGCGCGCTCGATGAGCGCCGACTACGGCCCGGCCATCTGGCGGGCCTCCCCGAACTACAGCTCGCGCCCGTCCGGGACGGACCCGTCGATGGTCATCGTCCACACCTGCGAAGGGAGCTACGCCGGCTGCTGGGGCTGGCTGACGAACTCGCAGGCGGGCGTCAGCGCCCACTACGTGGTCAACGAGTCGGGCTCGCAGATCTCGCAGCTCGTCCGCGAGTCCCAGAAGGCGTGGCACATCGGGGCGAGCTACGACTGCTCGCTCAACGGCAACACCGACTGCGGCAAGAACGGCCAGTCCTCGAACAACTTCACGATCGGCATCGAGCACGCCGGCTACGCCTCGCAATCGTCGTTCCCGACCGGGCAGGTCCAGGCGTCGGCCGAGCTCGGCTGCGACATCAGCCAGGACTGGGGCATCCCGCGCGACGTGTACCACTTCGTAGGCCACGGCCAGCTCCAGCCCTACAACCGGACCGACCCGGGCCCGAACTGGCCCTGGACCGACTACCTCAACCGGATCAACTCGGCCTGTGGCTCGACACCGCCGCCGTCGGGCTCGACCATCATCGTCGACAGCAACAACAGCCTCAACGACACGAACGTCGGCTACATCCAAACGTCGTCGAACTGGACGGCCTCGAGCCACTCGACGGACTACCAGACGGGCTACTGGTGGGCCCAGACGGCCTCCGTCTCCGACGGCGCGACGTTCTGGTTCTACCTCCCGAGCGGCGGCACGAGGACGATCGACGCGTGGTGGGTCGCCGGCTCCAACCGCTCGCCGAGCGCGCCGTTCATCGTGTACAACGCGTCCGGCTCGCAGCTCGCGACGACGTACGTGAACCAGCAGGCCAACGGCGGCAAGTGGAACACGCTGGGGACGTACAGCTTCACGTCTGGCTGGAACAAGGTGGTCCTCTCGCGCTGGACCGGCTCCGGCTCCGTCGTCATCGCCGACGCGCTCCGGATCCGCTGA
- a CDS encoding GNAT family N-acetyltransferase has translation MSEPTIRPERPSDRDAVYRVNEAAFGQPDEADLVDRLRERSSSYLGLVAEVDGIVVGHILFTPVTLDPSAGSGQAVGAADVRGLAPMAVLPEHQRSGVGSALVRAGLAACAADGAEAVVVLGHPAYYPRFGFKPASAFGIACAYDVPSEAFMALERVEGALTDAAGVVRYHPAFGG, from the coding sequence ATGAGCGAGCCCACCATCCGTCCTGAGCGGCCATCTGACCGCGATGCCGTTTATCGCGTCAACGAAGCCGCGTTCGGACAGCCCGACGAAGCCGACCTGGTCGATCGTCTCCGCGAGCGGTCCTCCAGCTACCTCGGCCTCGTCGCCGAGGTGGACGGGATCGTCGTCGGGCACATCCTGTTCACGCCCGTGACGCTCGACCCTTCGGCAGGCTCAGGGCAGGCTGTCGGGGCGGCCGACGTGCGGGGGCTGGCGCCGATGGCGGTCCTCCCCGAGCACCAGCGGTCGGGCGTCGGCTCGGCGCTCGTGCGCGCCGGGCTGGCGGCGTGCGCCGCCGACGGGGCCGAGGCGGTCGTCGTCCTCGGCCACCCGGCGTACTACCCGCGCTTCGGGTTCAAGCCGGCGTCCGCGTTCGGGATCGCCTGCGCGTACGACGTGCCCTCCGAGGCGTTCATGGCGCTCGAACGGGTCGAAGGCGCGCTCACCGACGCTGCGGGCGTGGTCCGCTACCACCCCGCGTTCGGCGGCTGA
- a CDS encoding MATE family efflux transporter: protein MLDWFLSPIRLAVDRIGLALAAFGLVSTRRARRVSDLAWPRIVTGLARMSQSTADVAMVGTALGTAAIAGVGYATPFWLLAFMVGGGIAGGTLSLVSQRYGAGRRDAIGGAVTTSAALALAVTLPLVVAIWLLAEPLVGLIGSGAEAVAFGAEYLRVAAFGMPFAALNLVASRALVGAGDARTPMVIRAGGAVLNIGLNAWLIFGAGLGVVGAALGTVLASAAATAAFAWGLSRGRLPGVGSLPVRLGRDALCWDPTTARHLVEIAAPLALTNLVQNGGQFPLLAIVSLFGPDVAAAFVVALRIRDLMNTPGWGFGLASSSLVGQSLGTGREGEAGAYARDALRIAVAVYVLAATAVFAFAGPFSRLFVSDPAVLPTTVALVRVTCVSVVLWGVVTGAKGPLRASGDTRWPLVGHVVALVGFVLPAAYLGAVTPLGVAGLGLALLLETGVPAAVTYARFRSDRWKLVSRAYRPA from the coding sequence ATGCTCGACTGGTTCCTCTCCCCGATCCGCCTCGCCGTCGACCGTATCGGGCTCGCCCTGGCAGCGTTCGGCCTCGTGAGCACGCGACGCGCGCGGCGGGTCTCCGACCTCGCGTGGCCGCGGATCGTGACCGGCCTCGCCCGGATGTCGCAGTCGACGGCCGACGTGGCGATGGTCGGCACGGCGCTCGGGACGGCGGCGATCGCGGGCGTCGGGTACGCCACGCCGTTCTGGCTGCTGGCGTTCATGGTCGGCGGCGGGATCGCGGGCGGGACGCTCAGCCTCGTGTCGCAGCGCTACGGCGCCGGCCGCCGTGACGCCATCGGCGGGGCCGTGACGACGAGCGCGGCGCTGGCCCTCGCCGTGACGCTCCCGCTCGTCGTCGCGATCTGGCTGCTGGCTGAGCCGCTCGTCGGCCTGATCGGGTCGGGCGCCGAGGCGGTCGCCTTCGGGGCCGAGTACCTCCGCGTGGCCGCGTTCGGCATGCCCTTCGCGGCTCTCAACTTGGTCGCCAGTCGGGCGCTCGTGGGCGCCGGCGACGCCCGGACGCCGATGGTGATTCGGGCCGGCGGGGCCGTGCTCAACATCGGGCTCAACGCGTGGCTCATCTTCGGCGCCGGCCTCGGGGTGGTCGGCGCGGCGCTCGGGACGGTCCTCGCGAGTGCGGCGGCAACGGCGGCGTTCGCGTGGGGGCTGAGCCGCGGCCGGCTTCCCGGCGTCGGCTCGCTGCCGGTGCGGCTCGGGCGGGACGCGCTCTGCTGGGACCCGACGACGGCGCGGCACCTCGTCGAGATCGCGGCGCCGCTCGCGCTCACCAACCTCGTCCAGAACGGCGGCCAGTTCCCGCTCCTCGCCATCGTCAGCCTGTTCGGGCCCGACGTCGCCGCCGCGTTCGTCGTCGCGCTCCGGATCCGCGACCTCATGAACACGCCGGGCTGGGGCTTCGGGCTCGCGTCGAGCAGCCTCGTCGGGCAGTCGCTCGGAACGGGCCGCGAGGGCGAGGCCGGCGCCTACGCCCGCGACGCGCTCCGCATCGCCGTGGCCGTCTACGTGCTCGCCGCGACGGCCGTGTTCGCGTTCGCCGGACCGTTCAGCCGCCTGTTCGTGAGCGACCCGGCCGTGCTGCCGACGACCGTCGCCCTCGTGCGCGTGACGTGCGTGAGCGTCGTGCTGTGGGGCGTCGTGACCGGCGCGAAGGGCCCGCTCCGGGCGAGCGGCGACACGCGGTGGCCGCTCGTGGGGCACGTCGTCGCCCTCGTCGGCTTCGTGCTGCCGGCGGCGTACCTCGGCGCCGTGACGCCGCTCGGCGTGGCCGGCCTCGGGCTGGCGCTCCTCCTCGAGACCGGCGTCCCGGCGGCCGTGACGTACGCCCGCTTCCGGAGCGACCGCTGGAAGCTCGTCAGCCGGGCCTACCGCCCCGCGTGA
- a CDS encoding quinone oxidoreductase family protein — MKAIQFDQFGGPDVLQLREVDDPEARPGQVLVRVHAASVNPVDTKIRQGNDYGIEPPIILGYDAAGVVEAVGDGVDDLRVGDEVFYTPDLTANGTYAEYHAADAGHVVVKPDTLSMEEAAAVPLAACTAWQALVTRCRLEVGELVLIHGGGGVGHVAVQIAHAAGAEVVVVGNAEMEDTLLDLGADRFVDYESGDFVAEVDDLSCGLGANVVFDTVGGDTLVQSVPALAEFGRMATIVGDAGGGLGQAYRKNGTVHLVMMQRDGGMLDQIATLVDRGLLRPLVADVLPLEDAAEAHRRIEAGGVHGKLVLSTGA, encoded by the coding sequence ATGAAAGCCATCCAGTTCGACCAGTTCGGCGGCCCCGACGTCCTCCAGCTTCGCGAGGTCGACGATCCCGAGGCCCGGCCGGGGCAGGTCCTCGTCCGCGTCCACGCCGCGTCCGTCAACCCCGTCGACACCAAGATCCGGCAAGGCAACGACTACGGGATCGAGCCGCCGATCATCCTCGGGTACGACGCGGCCGGTGTCGTCGAAGCCGTCGGCGACGGCGTGGACGACCTCCGGGTCGGCGACGAGGTGTTCTATACGCCCGACCTCACCGCGAACGGGACCTACGCCGAGTACCACGCGGCCGACGCCGGGCACGTCGTCGTCAAGCCCGACACGCTGTCGATGGAGGAGGCCGCCGCGGTCCCGCTCGCGGCGTGCACGGCGTGGCAGGCGCTCGTCACGCGCTGCCGGCTGGAGGTCGGCGAGCTCGTGCTGATCCACGGCGGCGGCGGCGTGGGCCACGTCGCCGTCCAGATCGCGCACGCGGCCGGGGCCGAGGTCGTCGTCGTGGGCAACGCGGAGATGGAGGACACGCTGCTCGACCTCGGCGCCGACCGGTTCGTCGACTACGAGTCTGGCGACTTCGTGGCCGAGGTGGACGACCTCTCGTGCGGCCTCGGCGCGAACGTCGTGTTCGACACGGTCGGCGGCGACACGCTCGTCCAGAGCGTCCCGGCCCTCGCCGAGTTCGGGCGGATGGCGACGATCGTGGGCGACGCGGGTGGCGGGCTCGGGCAGGCGTACCGGAAGAACGGGACGGTCCACCTCGTGATGATGCAGCGCGACGGCGGGATGCTCGACCAGATCGCCACGCTCGTCGACCGCGGCCTCCTCCGCCCGCTCGTCGCCGACGTCCTCCCGCTCGAGGACGCCGCGGAGGCCCACCGGCGGATCGAGGCGGGCGGGGTCCACGGCAAGCTCGTGCTCTCGACCGGTGCCTGA
- a CDS encoding deoxynucleoside kinase — protein MPTDRPTDAGQLALATDDAPARKLYVAVAGNIGAGKSTLTQILADTFGWAPFFESVDDNPYLADFYDDMRRWSFNLQVFFLSSRFKHQKEIEAAPMSVVQDRSIYEDVEIFARNLADMDLMDGRDHANYVELFSIMAGYLQPPDLLVYLRAGVPTLVRHIQARGREFESSIRLDYLERLNELYESWIDRYPYPKMVVETDALDFVNEPEDRYEILSRIESRLFGLFPVEG, from the coding sequence ATGCCGACCGACCGACCGACCGACGCCGGGCAGCTCGCCCTCGCCACCGACGACGCCCCCGCCCGCAAGCTCTACGTGGCCGTGGCCGGCAACATCGGCGCGGGCAAGAGCACGCTCACCCAGATCCTCGCCGACACGTTCGGGTGGGCCCCGTTCTTCGAGTCCGTCGACGACAACCCGTACCTCGCCGACTTCTACGACGACATGCGGCGCTGGAGCTTCAACCTCCAGGTGTTCTTCCTCTCCAGTCGGTTCAAGCACCAGAAGGAGATCGAGGCCGCGCCGATGTCGGTGGTGCAGGACCGGTCGATCTACGAGGACGTCGAGATCTTCGCGCGCAACCTCGCCGACATGGACCTCATGGATGGGCGGGACCACGCCAACTACGTCGAGCTGTTCTCGATCATGGCCGGCTACCTCCAGCCGCCGGACCTCCTGGTGTACCTCCGCGCCGGGGTGCCGACGCTCGTCCGCCACATCCAGGCGCGCGGCCGCGAGTTCGAGTCGTCGATCCGGCTCGACTACCTCGAGCGGCTCAACGAGCTCTACGAGAGCTGGATCGACCGGTACCCGTACCCGAAGATGGTCGTCGAGACGGACGCCCTCGACTTCGTCAACGAGCCCGAGGACCGGTACGAGATCCTGAGCCGGATCGAGAGCCGGCTGTTCGGCCTGTTCCCGGTCGAGGGCTAA